GACCGCCGATCGTCGAGGTGATGATGACGAAGATGAGCGTTGCCCGAAGCGACGGGAGCGTGATGCTCCAGAACTGACGGAACGCGTTCGCGCCGTCCACCGTCGCTGCCTCGTAGTACTCGCGGGGCACCGCCTGCATGGCGGCCAGGAGGATGAGGGCGTTGTAGCCGGTCCAGCGGAAGTTGACCATCGTCGCGATCGCGATGTGGCTCCAGAACGGATCCTTGTGCCAGCCGATCGCGGGCAGCCCGATGTTCGTGAGGAACGTGTTCACCAGGCCGTGGTTGTCGCCGAAGAGGTTGCTGAAGATCAGCGCGACCGCCACCGGGGCCATGACGAACGGCAGGAGCACGCTCATGCGCCAGAAGGTCTTCGCACGGATGTTGCGGTCCAGCATCGCGGCGATGAAGATCGCGAGGACCAGCTGGGGCACCGAGGAGAGGATGAAGATGCTGAAGGTGTTGCGCAGCGCCACCCAGAACTGCTCCTGGGTCAGGATCCAGATGTACTGGTCGAGCCCGACGAAGGTTCCGGTGTTGCGCACCAGATCCCATTCCTGGAACGAGATGACGGCCGTGTACGCGATCGGGAAGAGTCCGACGATCACGAACAGGATGAAGAACGGCGAGATGTACAGGTAGGGCGAGACCTTCAGGTCCCAGCGGCTCAGCCTGCTGCTGAAGGACATGATGTGCCGAGGGACGCGCTCGCCGTCTGCAGGGGGCTCCGGCGTCGCCGGCCGGCTTGTGCGGGTGTCGCGGGAATTTAGCGCAGTCACGTGAGCTCCGTATCGGCCGTGAGAAGAGGGGATGCGAATCAGGGGGTGAGCGGAGGTCGCGCGGCGAGACGCGACCCCCGCTCCGATCAGAGGATCAGAACTGCCGGATCCTTAGAATGCCTCGACCTCGGCGACGTAGGTGTTCCACGCCGTCTTCTGGTCCTCGAGCCCGTCGAAGACGCGCGTGATGGCATCCTGCAGCGCCTGGTTGTACTTGATGAAGTCGACGCTCTTGTAGGTGTTGACCGTCACTGCCGCCGCGCGCTCTCCGAAGATCGAGCCGGTCGGCGCGTCGTTGAAGTAGGCGTTCGTCGAATCGGTGATGGCCGCCGACTCCTGCGCCTCGATCACGCTGGGGTACTGGCCCGCGTTCACGAAGGTCTTCTCCTGCGTCGCCGCGGAGGTCAGCCAGTCGGCCAGGGCGAGTGCCGCCTCGACGTTCTTGCCGTTGGCCGGAACGGTCAGGTACGAGCCGCCCCAGTTGCCACCGCCGTTGGGGAACGCGTTGGCGACCTGCCAGCCGCTCACGTCGGGTGCGTTGCCCTCGATGATGCCGAGCATCCAGGCGGGGCACAGCATCGAGGCGAACTCGCCGTTGGCCATCGAGGCGTTCCAGTCATCGCTCCACTGGGCGGCGTAGGCCGAGTTCGGGATGGCGCGCTCGACGACCTGGTTGTAGGCGTCTTCGAGCTCCGGGTTGTCGGTCGCGACGACGGTGCCGTCGGGCTCGTCGTAGGGGAACTCGATCTGGTTGACCATGCCCTGGAACACCGAGTGCGCGGAGTCGATCATCGGCTTGCCCGTTGCTGCCTTGTACTTGTCGGCGACGTCGAAGTAGTTGCTCCAGTCGCCGTCGAACAGCGCGGCGACCTCATCGGGGTCGGTCGGCAGGCCCGCGGCTTCGAAGAGGTCGGCGCGGTAGCACAGCGCCTGGGGTCCGATGTCGGTGCCGAAGCCGACGAGACGGCCCTCGGGGTCGGTCGCTGCGGCTTCCTTCCAGTCCAGCCAACGGCCCTTGGCGCTGTCGGGCACCTCGGCCAGCAGGTCGGAGTACTGCATCGCCTCGGTGAACCAGTCGACCTCGACGGCCTCGATGTCTGCGAGGCCTTCCTTGCCGAGCTTGGCGAAGTAGTTCGTGCGGGCGTCCTGCGAGATGGCCGCCTTGTTGTGGACGATCTTGATGTTCGGGTTCTCGTCCATGTACTCCTGGAGGAGTTCATCGTCGTAGCCGAAGTCGTTGAACGTGGCGAGCGTGAGCGTGATGGGCTCGTCCGGGTTCGCGGACGAGTCCGCGCCGCCGGAACCGCCGGCGCAGCCGGCGAGCACGATGGCGGTCGCGGAGAATGCGGCCACAGCCACGGCGCCCCTACGGAAGGCACGTGAGTTCACTGTCACTCCTTTGTGTTGTCAGGGTTGATTCCAGGTGATCGAGGGGTGAGCGGTGCCCGCCCCGTGGTGCGCCGTGGGAGCGTTCCCATCGGCGGAAGAGACGCTATGGGATCGCTCCCACGAAGTCAAGGGAGCGCTCCCATATCGCGGTCACGGTTGCATCACGGCCGCCTCGCCGGGGCGCCGTAGACTGGGAGGACACGCCCGCCTGGAGGATTCCGATGCCCACCATCGTCGTCGACGTCATGCCCAAAGCCGAACTGCTCGACCCGCAGGGCAAGGCCGTCTCCGGCGCCCTCGCGCGGCTCGGCGTCGATGCGTTCACCTCGGTGCGGATCGGCAAGCGCTTCGAGCTCACCGTCGAGGGCGAGGTCGGCGAGGACGTGCTCGCCAAGGCCCGGGAGATCGCTGACGACATCCTCTCGAACTCGGTGATCGAGGACGTCGTGGGCATCGAGGTCGTCGAATGACCGCGCGGATCGGGGTCATCACCTTCCCCGGTTCGCTCGATGATCGCGACGCGCAGCGCGCGATCCGGGTCGCCGGAGGCGAGCCGGTGGCGCTGTGGCACGGTTCCCACGATCTCGAGGGAGTGGACGCGCTCGTGCTCCCTGGAGGCTTCAGCTACGGCGACTACCTGCGAGCGGGCGCGATCGCGGCCCTGGCTCCGATCATGAGCGAGGTGAAGGATGCCGCGGCCCAGGGCATGCCTGTGCTCGGCATCTGCAACGGCTTCCAGATGCTGGTCGAAGCGCAGCTGCTGCCCGGCGGGCTGATCCGCAATGCGCATCAGCAGTTCATCCGCCGCGACCAGAAGCTGCGGGTGGAGAACGCGTCGACAGCGTGGACCTCGGAGTTCACTGCGGGCGATGAGATCGTGATCCCGCTGAAGAACGCGGACGGCGGGTACATCGCCGCGGAATCGGAGCTGGACCGGCTGGAAGGCGAGGGGCTGGTCGCGTTCCGCTACCTGGGCGTCAACCCGAACGGATCGCTGCGCGACATCGCGGGGCTCACGAACGAGCTCGGCAACGTTGTCGGCCTCATGCCGCATCCGGAGCACGCCGTCGAGCCCGGCTTCGGACCCGATACCGCCCTCGCGATGCGCTCCGGGATCGACGGCCTGCCGTTCTTCACCTCGGCCATCGCCGCCGTGGTGGGCGCCGCGGCCTGACCGAATCGGTCGGCGAAGACTAGACCGTCCCCGCGGGCGGCCACACCCCGATGATGATCGCCATGATCAGCACCGTCACCAGCTCGTGCGCGATGTTCAGCACCGTCAGCGACGAGGGGCGACCTTCGAATGCGTCGTGCGTGATGAACCGCGCGGCGGTGAAACCCGCCCAGAGGGCCACCGCCGTGACGATCGCCGTCCACAGGTAGCCGCCGCCGTAGAAGTGCCAGGCGATCGCCGTGGAGCCGGCCAGCACCCACGCCGTCACGAAGCTGACCAGCACGGTCACCAGGATCGCGATGGTCGCGCTGGCGGCGGGCCGGTCCATGTCGACGTTCGCGAGCCTGGACCAGCGGGTGCCGAACACCCGCCTCGCGTACCAGATCGAGCCGACGAGCATGCTCGAGGCCGTCGCCAGGAGCACCGCCCAGTAGTTGATCTCGGGAACCATGGGAGCCTCCTCTGCGCACGATGCGCTGTGGGAAGGGTATCGCCGCGGTCCGCGCGGCGGAGCCCAGCGCGCCGGTAGCGTGGACGGGTGACCTCCGGCATCCCGAATCTGACCGTGACCGTCCCGACCGAGCAGCTCGCTGCCGACATCGCTCCCGTCCCGGACGGCGTCGAGGTGATCGTGTGGGCGATGGACAGTCCCGCCCCTCGGGAACGCATCGACATCGTGGTGCCGCCGTACATGACGATGGGCAGAGTGCTCTCGATGCTCGACGGGATCGAGGTGGGCTTCGTCCAGGGTCAGTCGATCGGCTACGAGGGCGTCGGCGATCTGCTGCCCGAGGGCATGGTGTTCGCGAATGCGTCGAGCGTCCACGAGACCTCCACGTCCGAGCTGGCCCTCGCCCTCACGCTCGCGGCCCAGCGGCATCTGCCGGCGTACGTCCGCGCGCAGGACGAAGGCAAGTGGGCGCCCGATTTCGCCGACAGTCTCGCTGACCGCCGCGTGCTGGTGCTCGGCTACGGCGGCGTCGGCAAGGCGATCGCCGCACGGTTGCTGCCGTTCGAGGTGCGGCTCACCGCCGTGGCCTCCCGCGCACGAGACGAGGATGGGATGCCGGTGCACGGCGTCGACGAACTCCTCGAGCTCCTGCCTGAGACCGACATCGTGATCGCGAGCCTGCCCGGCGGCGAGGCCACCAGGCATCTGCTCGACGATGACGCACTGTCGGCACTCCCCGACGGAGCCCTGGTCGTCAACGTCGGCCGAGGCCCGCTCATCGACACCGATGCGCTGGTGGACCACGTACGGCGTGGGCGGATCCGGGCGGCGCTGGATGTCACCGACCCCGAGCCGCTGCCCGCGGACCACCCGCTCTGGAGGCTTCCCGGAGTGCTGATCGCCCCCCACGTCGGTGGCGCGTCCAGCGCGATGCGCCCTCGCGTCGCGAAGCTCGTGCGGACGCAGATCGAGCGTGCGGTCGCCGGCGAGCCGCCCGTGAACGTCGTGATCGGCGGCTGACCGCCGCCCGCTCAGCCCAGCGGCGTCAGGACGGCGATCCGCCAGCCGTCGTCGGTGTTGACGAGCTGGTACATCAGCCGCTCGCTCGTGGCATCGTCGCGGTGCCAGGTCACGTCCGCCCACACACTGCCGGACGTCTCTGCGGGCACCCGCAGCTCGACGCGGGTGTCGGTGATGCCCTCGTACTGCGCCCACGCCGAGCCGAAGAACTGCTCGGTCTGCGCTGCGTCGGTCACCGCGATCGTCTGCCCGGGGAACAGGATCAGCGCGGGAACCGCATACAGGCGGGCGACAGCCTCGGTGTCTCGATCGAGCAGCGCGGGCGGCGCAGCACTGCACCGGGTCGGTCGGATCGAGCCGGTGTCCTTCGACCTGTCCGAGATCGCCGCACTCCTGGCCAGCTTGGCGGCAGTGGGTCCGACGGTGAGCGAGAGTGCGGCGTCGGCGATGGGCAAACTGACCGCGGCCCTGCACGATCGGTGAATCCCGCTCAGCGATGGTCCACGTCGGCGCCGGACCAGAGGTCGCCGCACTCGACCTGCACCGCGTCCTGGTCGCGCAGGTACGGGCCGGCTCCGTGATCGCCGACGAGCGTCGCGGCGACCGAGGCGAAGTGGTCGGCGCCGATGAAGACCGGATGCCCCGGCACGCCCTCGTACGCTGCGCGAGCCAACCCTGCACGACCGGCGGGCGAGGCCGCATCGATCACACGCCGGGCGGCGC
This portion of the Microbacterium pygmaeum genome encodes:
- a CDS encoding carbohydrate ABC transporter permease; amino-acid sequence: MSFSSRLSRWDLKVSPYLYISPFFILFVIVGLFPIAYTAVISFQEWDLVRNTGTFVGLDQYIWILTQEQFWVALRNTFSIFILSSVPQLVLAIFIAAMLDRNIRAKTFWRMSVLLPFVMAPVAVALIFSNLFGDNHGLVNTFLTNIGLPAIGWHKDPFWSHIAIATMVNFRWTGYNALILLAAMQAVPREYYEAATVDGANAFRQFWSITLPSLRATLIFVIITSTIGGLQIFDEPRMYDQNGNGGADQQWLTITLYLYKIGWGEFNFGRAAALAWILFLIILAIGLINLTITRRLVRDDGGRGVVRKRRSARKGAQL
- a CDS encoding ABC transporter substrate-binding protein; amino-acid sequence: MNSRAFRRGAVAVAAFSATAIVLAGCAGGSGGADSSANPDEPITLTLATFNDFGYDDELLQEYMDENPNIKIVHNKAAISQDARTNYFAKLGKEGLADIEAVEVDWFTEAMQYSDLLAEVPDSAKGRWLDWKEAAATDPEGRLVGFGTDIGPQALCYRADLFEAAGLPTDPDEVAALFDGDWSNYFDVADKYKAATGKPMIDSAHSVFQGMVNQIEFPYDEPDGTVVATDNPELEDAYNQVVERAIPNSAYAAQWSDDWNASMANGEFASMLCPAWMLGIIEGNAPDVSGWQVANAFPNGGGNWGGSYLTVPANGKNVEAALALADWLTSAATQEKTFVNAGQYPSVIEAQESAAITDSTNAYFNDAPTGSIFGERAAAVTVNTYKSVDFIKYNQALQDAITRVFDGLEDQKTAWNTYVAEVEAF
- the purS gene encoding phosphoribosylformylglycinamidine synthase subunit PurS, encoding MPTIVVDVMPKAELLDPQGKAVSGALARLGVDAFTSVRIGKRFELTVEGEVGEDVLAKAREIADDILSNSVIEDVVGIEVVE
- the purQ gene encoding phosphoribosylformylglycinamidine synthase subunit PurQ codes for the protein MTARIGVITFPGSLDDRDAQRAIRVAGGEPVALWHGSHDLEGVDALVLPGGFSYGDYLRAGAIAALAPIMSEVKDAAAQGMPVLGICNGFQMLVEAQLLPGGLIRNAHQQFIRRDQKLRVENASTAWTSEFTAGDEIVIPLKNADGGYIAAESELDRLEGEGLVAFRYLGVNPNGSLRDIAGLTNELGNVVGLMPHPEHAVEPGFGPDTALAMRSGIDGLPFFTSAIAAVVGAAA
- a CDS encoding DUF1761 domain-containing protein is translated as MVPEINYWAVLLATASSMLVGSIWYARRVFGTRWSRLANVDMDRPAASATIAILVTVLVSFVTAWVLAGSTAIAWHFYGGGYLWTAIVTAVALWAGFTAARFITHDAFEGRPSSLTVLNIAHELVTVLIMAIIIGVWPPAGTV
- a CDS encoding 2-hydroxyacid dehydrogenase → MTSGIPNLTVTVPTEQLAADIAPVPDGVEVIVWAMDSPAPRERIDIVVPPYMTMGRVLSMLDGIEVGFVQGQSIGYEGVGDLLPEGMVFANASSVHETSTSELALALTLAAQRHLPAYVRAQDEGKWAPDFADSLADRRVLVLGYGGVGKAIAARLLPFEVRLTAVASRARDEDGMPVHGVDELLELLPETDIVIASLPGGEATRHLLDDDALSALPDGALVVNVGRGPLIDTDALVDHVRRGRIRAALDVTDPEPLPADHPLWRLPGVLIAPHVGGASSAMRPRVAKLVRTQIERAVAGEPPVNVVIGG